The following proteins come from a genomic window of Proteinivorax hydrogeniformans:
- a CDS encoding MgtC/SapB family protein, producing MAVLQLSGVLLLAIILGSVVGLEREINNHPAGFRTHALVCVGSALITIVSWKVYEMYQVGDPSRIAAQIVSGIGFLGAGTIMKEGSSIRGLTTAASLWAVAGTGMAVGFGYISIAITTTFLIVVVLMVFSKLEQKLLFTKQTIKVKIEVQDRPGILGEIASHIGSYNIDIRNVSLSSIDDKGMEIDLILSLTTKVSLQRLLGELAAVSGVDKVNYDG from the coding sequence ATGGCTGTACTACAGTTATCTGGCGTACTTTTGTTAGCTATTATATTAGGCAGTGTTGTTGGCTTAGAAAGAGAAATAAATAATCACCCTGCGGGGTTTCGCACTCATGCGTTAGTTTGTGTAGGTTCGGCACTTATTACCATCGTCTCCTGGAAAGTATATGAAATGTATCAAGTGGGGGACCCTAGTCGAATTGCGGCTCAGATTGTGAGTGGGATAGGATTTTTAGGTGCAGGAACAATCATGAAAGAAGGTTCTTCGATAAGAGGGTTAACTACAGCAGCTAGTTTATGGGCCGTAGCAGGAACTGGTATGGCAGTAGGTTTTGGTTATATATCTATAGCGATTACAACTACTTTTTTAATTGTAGTTGTGTTAATGGTGTTTTCTAAATTAGAACAAAAACTGCTATTTACTAAACAGACTATAAAAGTTAAAATAGAAGTACAGGATAGACCGGGTATTTTAGGAGAAATTGCTTCACATATAGGAAGTTATAACATTGATATAAGGAATGTATCTTTATCTTCTATTGATGATAAAGGTATGGAAATAGACCTTATCCTAAGCTTAACAACAAAAGTATCTTTGCAACGTTTATTAGGGGAGTTAGCAGCTGTTAGCGGAGTGGACAAAGTAAACTATGATGGTTAG
- a CDS encoding glycosyltransferase family 2 protein, whose translation MSATCIIPAYNEEKTIGNVVKVVKGNKNVSEVIVVSDGSTDKTAQVAKNNGARVIELTENKGKGGAMNEGLKSCGADIILFLDADLIGLTDTHVESLLSPVLRGDTLMTLGVFSQGRATTDLAQKVAPYLSGQRAIKRELLHKVSDLDVSRFGVELALTRFVENNKINLQVVQLPDMSHVMKEEKLGVLKGFVARMKMYWEIVHYYIKNPS comes from the coding sequence TTGTCAGCTACATGTATAATTCCAGCTTACAACGAGGAAAAAACCATTGGTAATGTTGTAAAGGTGGTAAAGGGTAATAAAAATGTATCAGAGGTTATTGTGGTAAGTGATGGGTCTACAGACAAGACTGCCCAAGTCGCTAAAAACAATGGTGCTAGGGTTATTGAACTTACTGAAAATAAAGGTAAGGGTGGGGCAATGAATGAGGGGTTGAAAAGTTGTGGTGCTGACATTATACTATTTTTAGATGCCGATTTAATAGGGTTGACAGATACACATGTAGAAAGCTTATTATCACCTGTGTTAAGGGGTGATACATTAATGACTTTAGGGGTATTTTCACAGGGGCGTGCGACAACTGATCTAGCGCAAAAAGTTGCTCCTTACCTTTCAGGTCAGAGGGCAATTAAAAGAGAATTGTTACACAAAGTTTCCGATCTTGACGTTTCTAGGTTTGGCGTAGAGTTAGCATTAACTCGGTTTGTGGAAAATAATAAAATAAATCTACAAGTTGTCCAGTTGCCGGATATGAGCCATGTCATGAAAGAGGAAAAGTTAGGAGTTTTAAAAGGCTTTGTTGCCAGAATGAAAATGTATTGGGAAATTGTCCACTATTATATAAAAAACCCTAGTTAA
- a CDS encoding proline--tRNA ligase, producing MRTSKYFLPTLREASAEAETVSHQLMLRAGLIRKQASGVYSYLPLGYKILKKVENIIREEMDSAGSLEILGPAIQPAELWKESQRWDEYGDEMFRLKDRHNREFCLGPTHEEIFTDIVRNDLRSYRNLPLSLYQIQSKYRDERRPRFGVMRSREFIMKDGYSFDIDQDGLDLSYDKMFDAYKRILSRLDLKYQVVEADSGNIGGSHSHEFMVISEVGEDDIIYCAECGYAANLEKAVSKITSIKSEEAPKELKQVDTPNASSIDEVADFLNVLPHNIVKARVYTNNERMFVALVKGDQKINETKLNTILDTSLLEPASEEEIKEIKSEAGFTGPLNLKDVTIICDKEVEKMRNFVVGGNKKGVHLINCNIGRDFTPDIIADIRSAKEGESCTRCGEVLSSSKGIEVGHIFKLGTKYSESLNATVLDKDGKEKPLLMGCYGIGVNRLLAAVIEQNHDEDGIIWPKALGPFQVSVIPVNVKKEEQLNLAEDIYDKLKDKFDVIIDDRKERVGVKFKDHELIGVPVQIIVGKNAADNQVEIKYRQSKDKLLLDAEKVVEALDSYF from the coding sequence ATGAGAACATCAAAATATTTCTTGCCTACATTAAGAGAAGCGTCTGCTGAGGCAGAAACCGTCAGTCATCAGCTAATGTTAAGGGCAGGCTTAATCAGAAAGCAAGCATCAGGAGTTTATTCTTACTTACCGTTAGGCTATAAGATTTTAAAAAAAGTGGAAAACATCATTCGTGAAGAAATGGACAGCGCAGGCAGCTTGGAAATCCTAGGACCTGCTATACAACCTGCAGAGTTATGGAAAGAGTCTCAAAGATGGGATGAATATGGAGATGAGATGTTTAGACTTAAGGATAGGCATAATAGAGAGTTTTGTCTAGGGCCGACCCACGAAGAAATATTTACAGATATAGTTCGGAACGACCTTAGGTCATATCGCAATCTTCCGCTTTCGTTGTATCAAATCCAATCCAAATATAGAGACGAAAGAAGACCGAGATTTGGAGTAATGCGTAGCCGCGAGTTTATTATGAAAGATGGATATAGTTTTGATATTGACCAAGATGGCTTAGATCTAAGTTATGACAAGATGTTTGACGCATATAAACGTATATTGTCACGATTAGATTTAAAATATCAGGTTGTAGAGGCAGACTCAGGTAATATAGGTGGATCTCACTCCCATGAGTTTATGGTAATCAGCGAAGTGGGGGAAGACGACATAATATATTGTGCCGAATGTGGATATGCAGCTAACCTAGAAAAAGCTGTTAGCAAAATCACGTCAATAAAGTCTGAGGAGGCCCCTAAGGAATTAAAGCAAGTTGACACCCCAAATGCTAGTTCGATAGATGAGGTGGCGGATTTTTTAAACGTTTTGCCTCATAATATAGTAAAGGCTAGGGTTTATACAAATAATGAAAGAATGTTTGTGGCCTTAGTAAAAGGTGACCAAAAGATAAATGAAACAAAACTTAACACTATACTAGATACTTCTTTGTTAGAGCCTGCATCTGAAGAAGAAATCAAAGAGATTAAAAGTGAAGCAGGATTTACTGGTCCATTAAACCTAAAAGACGTTACTATAATTTGTGACAAAGAAGTTGAGAAGATGAGAAATTTTGTTGTAGGTGGTAATAAAAAGGGTGTCCACCTAATAAACTGCAATATAGGACGCGACTTTACTCCTGACATTATTGCCGATATAAGGTCAGCAAAAGAGGGGGAATCATGTACACGCTGTGGTGAGGTTTTAAGTAGTTCAAAAGGAATTGAAGTTGGTCATATTTTTAAGCTTGGAACAAAGTACTCAGAAAGTCTAAATGCCACAGTTTTAGACAAGGACGGGAAAGAAAAGCCACTTCTTATGGGTTGTTATGGAATAGGTGTTAATCGCCTACTAGCAGCAGTAATTGAACAAAACCATGATGAGGACGGGATTATTTGGCCGAAAGCTTTAGGGCCATTTCAGGTTTCCGTTATTCCTGTTAATGTAAAAAAAGAAGAACAGTTAAACCTAGCAGAGGATATTTATGATAAATTAAAAGATAAATTTGATGTAATTATTGATGACCGTAAAGAAAGAGTGGGAGTTAAGTTTAAAGACCACGAGCTTATTGGGGTGCCAGTGCAAATTATTGTTGGTAAAAATGCAGCAGATAATCAAGTGGAAATTAAGTATAGGCAAAGTAAAGACAAACTTTTGCTTGATGCAGAAAAAGTTGTGGAAGCTTTAGATAGTTACTTCTAA
- the ispG gene encoding flavodoxin-dependent (E)-4-hydroxy-3-methylbut-2-enyl-diphosphate synthase, protein MNRRKTKEIKVGEIKIGGKNPIVIQSMTNTKTADVNSTVRQITKLKEVGCQIVRLAVPDVASAKAISEIKRLTNIPLVADIHFDHKLALLAIENGVDKVRINPGNIGKKEYVTAVVEKAKDGSIPIRIGVNSGSLPQDLSVRDDISTAEKMVRAALREVEILEKLDFNDICISLKSSDVVTTIEAYTKISEKLDYPLHLGVTEAGLLQAGTVKSALGIGTLLYKGIGDTIRVSLTSDPINEVEVAYEILHSLNLPTNKVKTEVVSCPTCGRCDVDIESLSQKVLERLKDYKSDIKVAVMGCVVNGPGEAKDADVGIAGGKSKGIVFSKGHILKTVPTGQLLDELFKEIDKIER, encoded by the coding sequence ATTAATAGAAGAAAAACTAAAGAGATAAAAGTTGGAGAAATAAAAATTGGTGGCAAAAACCCAATTGTTATACAGTCTATGACAAACACAAAGACTGCTGATGTTAATAGCACTGTAAGGCAGATAACGAAACTTAAAGAAGTTGGTTGTCAGATAGTCAGGCTTGCAGTTCCTGATGTAGCAAGTGCTAAAGCGATTTCTGAGATTAAAAGATTAACGAACATTCCTTTAGTGGCAGATATCCACTTTGACCATAAACTGGCATTATTAGCTATAGAAAATGGTGTTGATAAGGTGCGCATAAACCCTGGGAATATTGGCAAAAAAGAGTATGTGACCGCTGTGGTAGAAAAAGCAAAAGATGGGTCAATTCCCATACGCATAGGAGTAAACAGCGGCTCACTTCCACAAGATCTATCGGTTAGAGACGACATTAGCACAGCAGAGAAGATGGTAAGAGCTGCCCTTAGAGAAGTTGAAATTTTAGAAAAGCTCGATTTTAACGATATATGTATTTCATTAAAATCATCAGATGTAGTAACCACTATAGAGGCATACACAAAGATATCTGAAAAGCTTGATTACCCACTACATTTAGGGGTTACAGAGGCCGGGTTATTACAAGCTGGGACAGTTAAATCTGCTCTAGGTATTGGCACCCTTTTATACAAGGGGATAGGAGATACCATAAGAGTTTCGCTGACTTCAGACCCTATCAATGAAGTGGAAGTTGCATATGAAATCTTACACTCGCTAAATTTACCTACCAATAAAGTAAAGACAGAGGTTGTATCCTGTCCTACATGTGGTAGATGTGATGTGGATATTGAAAGTTTATCTCAAAAGGTTTTGGAAAGATTAAAAGATTACAAAAGCGATATAAAAGTTGCAGTTATGGGTTGTGTGGTAAATGGTCCTGGTGAAGCTAAAGATGCAGATGTTGGTATCGCTGGAGGAAAGTCAAAAGGAATTGTTTTTTCAAAGGGACATATCCTAAAGACTGTTCCTACAGGGCAGCTGCTTGATGAGCTATTTAAAGAAATTGACAAAATAGAAAGATAA
- the rseP gene encoding RIP metalloprotease RseP: protein MSIVVAAIVLGVLITVHELGHFLVAKGVGMHVKDFAIGFGPAIAKFKKAETLYAIRLFPLGGYVRVLGEDEEERSKEGSMQSKSVLERFMFVLAGPFMNFILAILLFMLVAFAFGLATNEPEIGAVVQGEPADEAGFLSGDEIVSINQQEITTWEEMVEVISDSPNKSLNINILREGTSKSISVVPQYDETGERGVIGITPPRSRLGFIESISYGFSETVMVGRLIFEGLRNLFFGGEGSIDDLAGPVGIVALVGETVRFGIANLIMFTAVLSVNLGILNLLPIPALDGSRLVFLIVEGVRGKPVDPEKEGFVHVIGVLFLLLLFVVVMFNDIMRLLS from the coding sequence ATGTCAATTGTTGTAGCTGCTATAGTTTTAGGTGTGCTGATTACGGTACATGAGTTAGGACACTTTTTAGTAGCGAAAGGTGTAGGTATGCACGTCAAAGATTTCGCTATTGGGTTTGGTCCTGCCATAGCAAAGTTTAAAAAAGCTGAAACGTTATATGCGATCAGGTTGTTTCCATTAGGTGGATACGTTCGAGTTTTAGGTGAGGATGAAGAAGAACGATCTAAAGAAGGAAGTATGCAGTCAAAGTCTGTGCTTGAGAGGTTTATGTTTGTATTAGCTGGACCGTTTATGAATTTTATACTGGCCATATTGCTTTTTATGTTGGTTGCCTTCGCTTTTGGTTTAGCCACAAATGAGCCAGAAATTGGAGCTGTTGTTCAGGGAGAACCTGCCGATGAAGCTGGCTTTCTTTCAGGAGATGAAATAGTAAGCATTAATCAACAAGAAATAACTACTTGGGAGGAAATGGTAGAAGTTATAAGCGACTCTCCAAATAAAAGTTTAAATATTAATATATTAAGAGAAGGCACTTCTAAGTCTATTTCAGTGGTTCCTCAGTATGATGAAACAGGTGAAAGAGGTGTTATTGGTATAACCCCTCCACGTAGTAGGCTAGGCTTTATAGAATCAATCTCCTACGGTTTTTCTGAAACCGTTATGGTCGGTAGGCTTATATTTGAAGGGCTTAGAAATTTATTTTTTGGGGGCGAAGGCTCTATTGATGATCTTGCAGGCCCTGTAGGAATAGTGGCACTAGTAGGAGAAACTGTTAGATTTGGCATTGCAAATTTAATAATGTTTACAGCTGTACTAAGTGTAAACTTAGGGATTTTAAACCTTTTACCAATACCGGCGCTAGATGGTAGCAGATTGGTATTTCTTATAGTAGAAGGCGTTAGAGGTAAGCCTGTGGATCCTGAAAAGGAAGGTTTTGTCCATGTTATTGGTGTTTTATTTTTGCTGTTACTATTTGTCGTAGTGATGTTTAATGATATTATGAGACTACTTTCCTGA
- a CDS encoding 1-deoxy-D-xylulose-5-phosphate reductoisomerase codes for MNIAILGSTGSVGKQALEVIEKAKHLSVYSLVANRNIALVEEQARKFKPKVVGIYDEKSALELKHRLADTDIKVLGGESGVVYAASCEDVDTVLSAIVGTAGLIPTYSAVKANKKVALANKETLVTAGHLIMELAKQTDNVILPVDSEHSAIFQAIGNNEIDSVEKIYLTASGGPFRGKTKEDLATITPKDALKHPNWSMGNKISIDSATLINKGLEVIEAKWLFDIDLNKIEVVVHPQSIIHSAVEFSDGNIIAQMGPSDMRMAISYAFSYPSRFKNNFKRLDLFSQSLTFERPDYETFDGLSLCIDAIKTGGSNPAVLNAANEVCVESFLSGKISFTDISKIIGTVLSKHKTIYAPSLNEVLEVDSWARECTLGIIKG; via the coding sequence ATGAATATAGCGATACTTGGCTCCACTGGCTCAGTGGGGAAACAGGCACTAGAAGTAATAGAAAAAGCAAAGCACTTATCTGTTTACAGTTTAGTTGCTAATAGAAATATTGCCTTGGTCGAAGAGCAAGCTCGAAAGTTTAAACCTAAGGTTGTGGGCATTTACGATGAGAAAAGTGCACTAGAGCTAAAACATCGCCTCGCTGATACTGATATTAAAGTCTTAGGCGGGGAATCAGGAGTTGTTTATGCTGCATCATGCGAAGATGTTGATACTGTGCTATCAGCAATTGTTGGAACTGCCGGCTTAATTCCTACTTATAGTGCTGTAAAAGCTAATAAAAAAGTGGCATTAGCTAACAAAGAAACTTTAGTAACAGCAGGTCATTTAATTATGGAGTTGGCAAAACAAACAGATAACGTAATTCTTCCTGTCGATAGTGAACATTCGGCGATATTTCAGGCAATTGGGAATAATGAAATTGATTCTGTAGAAAAAATATATTTAACAGCCTCCGGAGGACCATTTCGGGGTAAAACTAAAGAAGATCTCGCTACAATAACGCCAAAAGACGCTTTAAAGCACCCTAATTGGAGCATGGGAAATAAGATATCGATTGACTCTGCTACCTTGATAAATAAAGGGTTAGAAGTAATAGAAGCTAAGTGGTTATTTGACATAGACTTAAATAAAATTGAAGTTGTAGTTCATCCGCAGAGTATAATTCATTCCGCAGTAGAGTTTTCTGATGGAAATATAATTGCTCAGATGGGTCCTTCTGATATGAGGATGGCTATCAGCTATGCTTTTTCATATCCATCAAGGTTTAAAAATAACTTTAAACGATTAGATTTATTTTCTCAAAGTTTAACTTTTGAGAGACCAGACTATGAAACATTCGATGGTTTATCCTTATGTATAGATGCTATTAAAACAGGGGGAAGTAACCCAGCAGTTTTAAATGCAGCAAATGAAGTTTGTGTTGAATCTTTTTTAAGTGGTAAAATTTCTTTTACAGACATATCTAAGATTATAGGAACAGTTCTTTCTAAGCATAAAACTATTTACGCTCCCTCTTTAAACGAAGTTTTGGAGGTAGATAGTTGGGCAAGGGAATGTACCTTGGGAATAATAAAGGGGTGA
- a CDS encoding phosphatidate cytidylyltransferase: MGKRICTAVIGIPLLLLLVWYGGILLNLLLLTAAVIATNEYAKMLKLATTTVLIPLTIFGAITFFTATPLYVAFTIFFMLVGIYLLVVNFETEKIKTLSYLIMAIPYIYLPLWMLGIVRNQSQGFLYVLIILLIPWVTDTGAYFVGLTLGKNKLIPSISPKKTIEGALGGLALCTLVVLTLNYQLDILDFHEAFILAFLGSVLAQTGDLFESAIKRKCNIKDSGNILPGHGGVLDRIDSLLFVVPLGYILFLYFI, from the coding sequence ATGGGCAAAAGAATATGTACAGCAGTAATTGGTATCCCTTTGCTTTTACTATTAGTATGGTATGGCGGTATTTTATTAAATTTATTACTTTTAACCGCTGCTGTAATAGCAACTAACGAGTATGCTAAAATGTTAAAGCTAGCAACCACCACGGTTCTTATTCCTCTAACAATTTTCGGAGCTATAACCTTTTTCACCGCTACCCCTTTATATGTAGCTTTTACCATTTTTTTCATGCTAGTGGGGATATACTTACTGGTTGTCAACTTTGAAACGGAAAAAATCAAGACGCTTTCTTACTTAATTATGGCAATTCCGTATATATACCTGCCTTTATGGATGTTAGGGATAGTTAGAAACCAGTCCCAAGGTTTTTTATATGTGCTAATAATACTATTGATACCATGGGTAACAGACACAGGGGCATACTTTGTAGGTTTAACATTAGGGAAAAACAAATTAATTCCTTCGATTTCTCCTAAAAAAACTATCGAAGGTGCTTTAGGTGGGTTAGCACTTTGCACGCTAGTGGTGCTAACTTTGAATTATCAGTTGGATATTTTAGATTTTCACGAAGCTTTTATTCTCGCTTTTTTAGGTAGTGTCCTTGCCCAAACCGGTGACTTGTTTGAGTCAGCAATTAAGAGAAAATGTAACATAAAAGACTCTGGTAATATTTTGCCAGGGCATGGGGGAGTATTAGACAGAATAGATAGCCTACTGTTTGTTGTTCCTCTAGGGTACATACTTTTTCTTTATTTTATATAA
- a CDS encoding isoprenyl transferase → MNNKVDTKNVPETVAIIMDGNGRWAKKRGLPRVMGHRRGVDSLKKITEVSGEIGVKNLILYAFSTENWKRPEKEVNYLMKLPVEFLGEELKEIHENNIKITTIGDVARLPRQTQDAINRAKDKTSNNTGLNVIFAINYGGRNEIIEATKNIALEFKEGKIDLEALNEQSFSTYLETAKIKDPDLLIRPGGETRVSNYLLWQIAYSELYFCETLWPDFGEKEYLKAIETYQKRNRRYGGIFGRKK, encoded by the coding sequence ATGAACAACAAAGTCGATACAAAAAATGTGCCAGAAACCGTAGCTATAATAATGGATGGTAACGGTAGATGGGCGAAAAAAAGAGGCTTGCCAAGAGTAATGGGTCACAGGCGGGGGGTAGATTCGTTAAAGAAAATCACCGAAGTCAGTGGCGAAATTGGTGTAAAAAACTTAATATTATATGCCTTTTCAACGGAAAACTGGAAAAGACCTGAAAAAGAAGTTAACTATTTGATGAAACTACCGGTGGAGTTTTTAGGTGAAGAACTAAAAGAAATTCATGAAAATAACATCAAAATAACCACTATAGGGGATGTGGCGAGATTACCAAGACAAACTCAAGATGCAATAAATAGAGCTAAAGACAAAACTTCTAACAACACAGGTTTGAATGTGATATTTGCTATAAATTATGGTGGCAGAAATGAGATAATCGAGGCTACTAAAAATATCGCCTTAGAGTTTAAAGAGGGAAAAATTGATTTAGAAGCTTTAAATGAACAAAGCTTTTCTACATATTTAGAAACGGCAAAAATAAAAGATCCTGATTTGCTAATCAGACCTGGTGGCGAAACCAGGGTAAGCAATTATTTACTTTGGCAAATTGCCTATAGTGAATTATATTTTTGTGAAACTCTTTGGCCAGACTTTGGTGAAAAAGAATACTTAAAAGCTATCGAAACTTACCAAAAGAGAAATCGAAGGTATGGCGGCATATTTGGGAGGAAGAAGTGA
- the frr gene encoding ribosome recycling factor yields the protein MVNDIYSDLKTRMKKAVESLQTELNSVRAGRATPSLLDRIVVDYYGAQTPLNQLANISTPEPRLLVVQPWDKTVIPEVEKAILKSDLGLTPSNDGSVIRLAIPALTQERRSELVRYVKQKGEDGKVAIRNVRRDGNEMVKSLEKDNEISEDESRKAQEEIQKITDQFIKEADRIIQNKEEEILEV from the coding sequence ATGGTTAACGATATTTATTCCGACTTAAAGACTAGAATGAAAAAGGCTGTAGAATCTTTACAAACAGAGTTAAACTCAGTAAGGGCTGGACGAGCAACGCCTAGCTTACTTGACCGAATAGTAGTAGATTACTATGGTGCTCAAACGCCATTAAACCAGCTAGCAAACATTTCAACTCCAGAACCAAGATTGTTAGTAGTTCAACCATGGGATAAGACAGTTATTCCTGAAGTAGAAAAAGCAATTTTAAAATCAGACCTTGGTTTAACACCTAGTAACGATGGCTCAGTAATTAGGCTGGCAATACCGGCTCTAACCCAAGAAAGAAGATCAGAGTTAGTACGCTATGTTAAACAAAAGGGTGAAGACGGAAAAGTAGCTATTAGAAATGTACGCAGAGACGGTAACGAGATGGTGAAATCTCTAGAAAAAGATAATGAAATATCAGAAGATGAAAGCAGAAAAGCTCAGGAAGAAATCCAAAAGATCACAGACCAGTTTATAAAAGAAGCTGACAGAATTATACAAAATAAAGAAGAAGAAATATTAGAGGTGTAA
- the pyrH gene encoding UMP kinase gives MPKFNRIILKLSGEALAGQEGSNIDSSVLKSIATQIKEVKEIGTEVAIVVGGGNIWRGATASHKGMERATADYMGMLATTINSLALQDALESIGVVTRVQTAIEMRQIAEPYIRRRAINHLAKGRVVIFAAGTGNPYFSTDTTAALRAAEIGAETILLAKGKVDGVYDSDPLKNADAKKFEELTYIDVLNKNLGVMDSTASSLCMDNNIPLIVFALNKEGNIKKAVMGEKIGTIVKGENNG, from the coding sequence ATGCCTAAGTTTAATCGTATAATTTTAAAACTAAGTGGTGAAGCCCTTGCTGGACAAGAAGGCTCTAACATAGATAGCTCAGTTTTAAAATCAATAGCAACTCAAATCAAGGAAGTAAAAGAAATAGGCACTGAGGTAGCTATAGTTGTTGGCGGTGGCAACATATGGCGAGGTGCCACTGCAAGCCATAAAGGAATGGAACGAGCAACTGCAGACTATATGGGTATGTTGGCAACTACCATTAACAGTTTGGCTTTACAAGATGCCTTAGAATCTATTGGTGTAGTAACCAGAGTACAAACTGCTATAGAAATGAGACAAATAGCGGAACCATACATAAGAAGAAGAGCTATTAACCATTTAGCTAAGGGACGAGTTGTTATTTTTGCAGCTGGCACTGGAAATCCTTACTTCTCTACCGATACGACAGCTGCATTAAGAGCTGCAGAAATTGGCGCTGAAACAATACTTCTAGCTAAGGGTAAAGTGGATGGCGTATATGACAGCGATCCACTTAAAAATGCAGATGCTAAGAAGTTTGAAGAATTGACTTATATTGATGTATTAAATAAAAACCTTGGAGTTATGGACTCCACTGCATCATCACTTTGTATGGATAATAATATTCCCCTTATTGTCTTTGCGTTAAACAAAGAAGGCAATATCAAAAAGGCAGTAATGGGAGAAAAAATAGGTACAATAGTAAAGGGGGAGAATAATGGTTAA
- the tsf gene encoding translation elongation factor Ts: MISAKHVKELREKTGAGMMDCKKALTKTEGDMEKAVDYLREKGLSAAAKKSGRVAAEGVVEAYIHGDGRIGVLVEVNAETDFVAKNDEFKQFVNDIAMQIAAANPSYISREEVPQEEIEREKEVLKNQALNEGKPEHIVEKMVEGRINKYYGEVCLLEQEFVKDGDKTVQELLTEKIAKIGENISIRRFVRYEVGEGLDKKEEDFVEEVKKAAQV; encoded by the coding sequence ATGATTTCTGCAAAACATGTTAAAGAGCTAAGAGAAAAAACTGGTGCTGGAATGATGGACTGTAAAAAAGCCCTTACTAAAACTGAGGGAGATATGGAAAAGGCTGTTGATTACCTAAGAGAAAAGGGACTTTCTGCTGCTGCTAAAAAATCTGGAAGAGTGGCTGCTGAAGGTGTTGTTGAGGCATACATACATGGAGATGGACGAATCGGTGTTTTAGTAGAAGTAAATGCTGAAACTGACTTTGTTGCAAAAAATGATGAGTTTAAACAATTTGTGAATGATATTGCAATGCAAATAGCAGCTGCAAACCCTTCATATATTTCAAGAGAAGAAGTTCCACAAGAAGAAATAGAGAGAGAAAAAGAAGTTCTTAAAAATCAAGCCCTTAATGAGGGCAAGCCTGAACATATAGTTGAAAAAATGGTAGAGGGACGTATAAATAAATATTATGGAGAAGTATGTCTACTTGAACAGGAGTTTGTTAAAGATGGTGACAAAACTGTTCAGGAGTTATTGACCGAGAAGATCGCTAAAATTGGTGAGAATATTTCTATCCGCCGTTTTGTAAGATATGAAGTTGGAGAAGGCTTAGACAAAAAAGAAGAAGATTTTGTAGAAGAAGTAAAAAAAGCAGCTCAAGTTTAA
- the rpsB gene encoding 30S ribosomal protein S2 gives MAIISMKQLLEAGVHFGHQTRRWNPKMAEYIFTERNGIYVIDLQKTVTKMEAAYNYVKDVAANGGTVLFVGTKKQAQEAVEEQAKRAGMYFVSQRWLGGMLTNFDTISKRIDRLKELEKMEEDGTFDVLPKKEVINLKKERDKLERNLGGIKEMKKAPDAIFVVDPRKERIAIAEARNLDIPVISIVDTNCDPDEIDYVIPGNDDAIRAVTLITTKIADAVIEGRQGEQE, from the coding sequence ATGGCAATTATTTCAATGAAACAACTTTTAGAGGCAGGTGTACACTTTGGACACCAAACCCGTCGTTGGAACCCTAAGATGGCGGAGTACATTTTCACAGAAAGAAATGGTATTTATGTAATTGATCTACAAAAGACAGTTACAAAAATGGAGGCTGCTTATAACTATGTAAAAGATGTAGCAGCAAATGGAGGTACTGTACTTTTTGTCGGTACTAAAAAGCAAGCTCAGGAGGCTGTTGAAGAGCAAGCTAAAAGAGCAGGCATGTATTTTGTAAGTCAAAGATGGTTAGGTGGAATGTTAACTAACTTTGACACAATAAGCAAAAGAATCGATAGGTTAAAAGAACTAGAAAAAATGGAAGAAGATGGAACATTCGATGTACTTCCTAAAAAAGAAGTTATTAACCTTAAAAAAGAGAGAGATAAGCTAGAGAGAAACCTTGGTGGAATCAAAGAAATGAAAAAAGCTCCTGATGCAATCTTTGTAGTAGACCCAAGAAAAGAAAGAATAGCTATCGCTGAAGCCCGCAACTTGGACATTCCGGTAATCTCTATTGTGGATACAAACTGTGATCCTGATGAAATTGATTACGTGATTCCAGGTAACGACGATGCTATCCGTGCAGTTACCCTTATTACAACTAAAATTGCTGATGCAGTTATAGAAGGAAGACAAGGGGAACAAGAATAA